CAGCCGGTTGAATATCGCCAATGGCATCACGCAACTAGCTGTGACAATCTTAAATTCAGGTTTAACCCGGCAGGTCATATTCTGGGCTCTGCTTATATTGAGTTTGACTGTCTCGTTGGTCAGCAGAAAGAGCGCATTCTATTCTCCGGTGACCTTGGTGCCCCTTACGCACCACTACTGCCAGCGCCAAAATCACCCTGGCGTACAGATCGTTTAATCATCGAAAGCACCTACGGTGATAAGCAGCATGAGCAGCGTCGTATCCGGCGTCAAAACTTACAGCAGATCATCAGTCGTTGTTTAGAAGATGCAGGCACAGTACTGATCCCCGCATTCAGTATTGGTCGAACCCAGGAGCTGCTCTATGAACTCGAAGATATTATCCACAGGCAGAAAGGCTCATCCTGGGAAGAGATTGACGTAATAGTTGATTCCCCATTGGCGGCGAAGTTTACAGAGCATTATCGTGAATTAAGCGATCTCTGGGATGCCGAAGCAAAATCGCGAAAAATAGAAGGGCGCCATCCGTTATCGTTTGATCAGTTAATCACCATCGATTCCCATGCAGACCACCTGAAACTGGTTAACTATCTCAAAAGCAGTGGAAGGCCTGCTATCGTTATTGCTGCAAGTGGAATGTGTGCTGGTGGACGGATTGTAAACTACCTAACAGAACTGCTGCCAGACCCACGAACAGATGTCCTTTTTGTGGGCTATCAGGCCAAAGGAACGCCCGGTCGAGATATACAAAAATACGGTGCTGAGAAATACAGAGTGAGCGGTGGCTATGTTTATTTAGATAATCAAAAGATAGATATCAAAGCCCAGGTACACAGTATCAGCGGCTACTCCGCCCACGCCGATCAAAAAGACCTTATTAACTTTGTAAAACGTATGGGTCACAAACCAAAAGAGATCCGAATCGTCCACGGCGACAACGATGCTAAACGGATTTTGAAGACTGAGATGCAAGAGATTTGCCCAGCAGCCGAGATATTAATTCCGGGTTAGAAGTCTCTTATTAAAGCGATAGGTCAAAAATTTTGGTATACCACAGAGGACACGGAGGACCACAGAGAGGGGCTTTAAGTTCTTGCTATGCTTTGCCTTTGCCTTTGTCTCTGTGTCCTTTGTGTACTCTGTGGTGATATCTGTTTTGTTTGTGTCACTATTGATTGAGTTGTTAAAAATGGAGGTCGATATGGAAATGGATTTTCTGACAAATAAGGTTATAGGCTGCGCTATTGAAGTTCATCGACAGCTAGGGCCTGGGTTGCTTGAGTCGAGCTATGAACGTTGTCTGATGTATGAATTGGCACTCGCTGGGTTGGATGCTAAGGCCCAGGTATTGCTGCCTATTCATTATAAGGGTATGAGTATTGAGGCCGGTTATCGAATAGATATTTTGTTTCCTGATAAGCTTGTTCTTGAACTGAAAGCTGTGGATAAACTATTGCCAATCCATACAGCGCAGTTAATTACTTACTTGAAATTATCAGGGGTTAAAACGGGTCTAATAATTAACTTTAATGTTAACAAACTGACGAATGGCTTGAAGCGCGTAGTCCTATGAGTTGCATCTCATATAGGGCGAAGGGCTGATTAGAAAGAGCTTTGCACCACAGAGAACACGAAGGGCACAGAGGAAGGGTTTTCTAAATTGGTTTACTTCGTGCTCTCGGTGTCCTCTGTGGTTCATTATTTAGAGTGTTTGGGGCTTAAAAAGATCGATTTACCACAGAGTACACAAAGGACACAGAGAAACCTTTTATGTTGTCGATCTTTTAAGTGCCCTTAGCATGGCCCCTGGGTACGGTGTCCTCTGTAGTTAACATTATTTATAGATCTCGCTGCTAAAAGCAGCTCCTTCAGAGATTAAACCTTAAATTGGCTTTTTCTCTGTGCTCTCGGTGTCCTCTGTGGTGATATTTTTTTGGTAGATACGCTTTACAACAGGTAACACTGAGAGGTCTGTCTGTATAAGTGGATATCGAGAGTGTGCCCTTCAAAGTGATTGGCTTTTCCTCTGTGCTCTCTGTGTCCTCTGTGGTGAATTTATATCTTTCTTATGAAACAAAGAAATCTGCCCCAATGCCAATATCACCATAAAAGTCGCGGCATTCGCCGGAATCTGCAGATTAAAATCAACCGTCGAATGTATAGCTAACGCGATAATCGCCATCGTAGCGCTAAAGGCAATGCCGCGCATCAGAGGTGTTTTGCGTTTCATCTGGGCCTTGATTGCCGAGATAAAGACTAACAACACCGCCAGTATCAAACAGCCGGTAACAATGATTCCGTACTCACTGGCGAACTCAAAATAATCGTTATGGGCATGGTCGTAAAAGCTACGGCCAGCATCGTATTCACGGTATGCCGGGAAGTTGGTGTAGTAAGTGCCAGCCCCTGTTCCTGTGAATAAATTATCTTGAATGGCGGTTAATGTGTAAGCGTTTACTTCGTCTCTGGTCTCTGTTTCTTCGCTGGTGGTTTGCAGGCGCTCTGCAACTTTCTCAACGCCAAAGAAGGTGCCGACGACAAATATATCGATAACAATCAAACTGCTGATCAGAATAATAGTCGCTTTAGTCGAGCGCTTACTCAAGAATAGAGTGATGAGACCTGCAAGGGTTAAGCTGGCAAAAAAGGCGGTATTCCCCATACGTGAATGAGTCATGACAAGGCCTGCAACCATGATAATAAGTAGTATTCTTAATCTGGCTTTGGGTCCTAACAGGGTGGTTAATAACCGTCGAGAATGCTCTCGCCAGTTTGAAGCGGATTGCAGGTTAAGTGTCGATATCATAATGCCGATACCGAGGCTCAGGGTAAGTACCAGATAGCCGGCAAGGTGGTTCCGGTTAACGAAAGTCCCGGTGGCCAGGCGAGTATAAGCATCTTTAGGTATCAAAAACGAATACTCAATTCCCGTCAGTGTCATCATGCTGCCGTAAACTGCTTGAAACAGTCCGCAGAAAACCAGTGTGTAAGCGAGTAGCTTTATGCGCTTTTGACTGTTTACCAGTAGGAGAGCCAGACAAAAAATTAAGATAAAGGAGATACCGAGCATTCCTGCCTGTGCACTTGCGTACGAGTCGACAGAGCCGAGTGGGTTATCGCTAGAAACAGCACTTTGGATAAAAGCGAAAACAGGTGCGGTACTGAATAAGGCGATAACAGGGAGGCTGTTTTTAATGCTCTTGCTTATTACGACCTTGTTTAGGCTAAAGAGATACAGCCAGGCAGCACTGATAAATAACGCACCGCAACACAAAATTGACATGGCCCAGAGTTTATTGCTACCCAGCGGTAGAGGAATCCAGGCTAACAACACAAGAAAAGCAATAAAAATCCAGCGATCGTGTATTGATGAACGGTCGCTGTGTTCAGAAGTAGATGTGTTGATCATAGTTCGCGAATACAAGTGTAGATATTTTTAGAGGGCAGAAAAAAAGCGCTTTGCAGCGCTTTATTCATCAACGTTACGTCAGGCACTTGGGCTGGCGTTACCACCACCACCGCCACCGGCATTGCTACCAAAAGGAGGAGGAGTGACAGGATTGCCTGTCTGTCCGGGTGCGATATTTAATCCTTGGCCCTGGCCTTGCGGGTTACCCGCAGCAGTGACGGGCAGAATAGCAGTCGGGTCAATACCATTATTAAGCGCAATCTGAGTTAGCTCTTCTTCTGTTAGGCCTGCATCTAAGCCCATCTGGCCGATGGTCTGCAGTGCTTCGGTGTCATCAGAAAACGAACTGGCAGCGGCGCTGATAATAGACTCAGCACTACCTGCTTTACAGGTGACTATATCGGCTTCTGGCTTACAGTTAACCAGTAGTTTTGAAAGAATTTTATCGACAGATGAAACTTCAGTAATGGCATTCTGAATAACGTCAGTCAGCGGTAAACCGGCTTTAAGATCTGTTTGAATATTTGCCTGGGCAGGGTACAACGGCAACAACATCCCTGCTACTACACCCATGATAATCTTGCGCATGGTAGCGTGCTCCTTGTGCGTATGCGCACATCGATACTTGATATGAACAAGAGTGTATCAATCACTGTCTCTAAATGTAAACAAAATTTGCTGTTGCACGTAATAAAATAGTAGAATATACGCGCAATTATATTGCAGTGCAGCATGCTAAAAGAAGCGTATCAATTCTGCACCGGTAACAATGTAAAAAATCAACGCGATCATGGATGTACGGAGATGTAGATCGCGTTAAATGGATCAAAACAGGGTTGTGCAGTAGCATGAATATCAGTGTTACGCCTTACGGCAGTGTTGCGCGTAAACGGCGACTATTAAACAATCACGAATCGCTCGCATTCTGGGTCCAGCATCTTGCTGATCTCATCATTGTCTGTGG
The genomic region above belongs to Amphritea japonica ATCC BAA-1530 and contains:
- a CDS encoding MBL fold metallo-hydrolase; translated protein: MIDIKHHGAVNGVTGSCHELFLNDDTSVLIDCGMFQGAESAGAESDNLKLNFPITTVKALFVTHCHIDHVGRIPSLISAGFNGPIYASEATARLLPLVLEDTLKIGVTRDKNLIRQFLTLLHQLIQPVEYRQWHHATSCDNLKFRFNPAGHILGSAYIEFDCLVGQQKERILFSGDLGAPYAPLLPAPKSPWRTDRLIIESTYGDKQHEQRRIRRQNLQQIISRCLEDAGTVLIPAFSIGRTQELLYELEDIIHRQKGSSWEEIDVIVDSPLAAKFTEHYRELSDLWDAEAKSRKIEGRHPLSFDQLITIDSHADHLKLVNYLKSSGRPAIVIAASGMCAGGRIVNYLTELLPDPRTDVLFVGYQAKGTPGRDIQKYGAEKYRVSGGYVYLDNQKIDIKAQVHSISGYSAHADQKDLINFVKRMGHKPKEIRIVHGDNDAKRILKTEMQEICPAAEILIPG
- a CDS encoding GxxExxY protein is translated as MEMDFLTNKVIGCAIEVHRQLGPGLLESSYERCLMYELALAGLDAKAQVLLPIHYKGMSIEAGYRIDILFPDKLVLELKAVDKLLPIHTAQLITYLKLSGVKTGLIINFNVNKLTNGLKRVVL
- a CDS encoding O-antigen ligase family protein, with protein sequence MINTSTSEHSDRSSIHDRWIFIAFLVLLAWIPLPLGSNKLWAMSILCCGALFISAAWLYLFSLNKVVISKSIKNSLPVIALFSTAPVFAFIQSAVSSDNPLGSVDSYASAQAGMLGISFILIFCLALLLVNSQKRIKLLAYTLVFCGLFQAVYGSMMTLTGIEYSFLIPKDAYTRLATGTFVNRNHLAGYLVLTLSLGIGIMISTLNLQSASNWREHSRRLLTTLLGPKARLRILLIIMVAGLVMTHSRMGNTAFFASLTLAGLITLFLSKRSTKATIILISSLIVIDIFVVGTFFGVEKVAERLQTTSEETETRDEVNAYTLTAIQDNLFTGTGAGTYYTNFPAYREYDAGRSFYDHAHNDYFEFASEYGIIVTGCLILAVLLVFISAIKAQMKRKTPLMRGIAFSATMAIIALAIHSTVDFNLQIPANAATFMVILALGQISLFHKKDINSPQRTQRAQRKSQSL